The genomic interval TTGAAGTCGCCGCAATGCAAGACAACCTTACGGGACTTTACAATCAGCGTGGTTTTATCGTCCTTGTGGAGCAGCAATTAAAGATTGCCAAGCGGCAGAAAAAGGACAGTTTTTTTATATTTTCAGATGTGGATCATTTGAAACGGATTAATGATACCTTCGGCCATGCAAAGGGGGATCAAACGCTCGTGGAAATTGCGCGGATCTTGAAGAAGAGTTTTCGCGAATCGGATATTATCGCCAGAATCGGCGGAGACGAATTTGCGGTGGCGATGGTGGATTGCGGGAAGGAAAATCTGGATTTAGCAAAAGGCCGGTTAAAGAAAAATATAGAAGCGTACAACCGAAATTCCCGGGAGGCTTACCCCATCGAGCTTAGTGTCGGCGTCGCCTGCTGCAACTCAGACGACACAATCGATCTGCGTAAGCTGCTTCATCAAAGTGATCAAATGATGTATGAAGAGAAAAGAAAAAATAATCCCGAATCTCTTTAATTTGCACAGGCCCGCGCTTCAGAACTCAAGAAAGCCCACGATCTCATCCATGCACGATTTAAGAAGGTGGGCGAGACAGGGAGTTTTTAGGCGGCCAAGCTAATTCGGGCACTTTCCAAGAGGATACGGACCGACGAAAACTCAATTTTCAGGGCGTGAGTAGGGTTCCGAAACGCGTCCAACAGGGGGAGTTTTGCAAAAGGCGTTGTGTGGGTATAATCTCACAACGCCTTTTTATTTAATCCGAAGCTTGGAGGTGGGGACATGAATAAAACAAATTCTTTTTTATGCTCATTCTTTGCTTGTTTTTTATTAATCCACACCGGCTCTTTTGCCGCCGACATCCCTCAAGCCTCTCAGCAGGAGACCTTTAAGCGAATCGAAGAGCTGACGGGTGCCAAAGGCGCTTACGACGAAAAGGAGCAAGTCTTCAAAGTCAGCTTTCCTCGTAAAGATTTAGAAGTTAATGCGGCCGGGGCCAAAATAACTCCACCAATGGGACTTACCGCCTGGGCTGCTTTCAAGCTGATGGGCGATCATACCATGATGATGGGCGACATGGTGATGACCGAAGACCAGGTCAACCCGGTCATGAGCGTTGCGCTTGAAAATGGTTTGGAGGTTACGGCGCTCCACAATCATTTCTTTTGGGATTCTCCGAAAATAATGTTCATGCATATTGGCGGAATGCGGGATACGGAAGCTTTAGCCCAAGCGGTCGGAAAGGTTTTTGAAAAAATCAGAGAGACAAGCGGCGGCAAAGGCGAAAAGCCTTATCTTGAAATTGATCCCTCAAAGACATCTCTCGACCCCAAGAACATCGAAGAAATCATGGGTAAAACTGGAAAAATGAACGACGGCGTTTATAAGATTACCATTGGCCGGACCACTCAAATGGGCGGTCACGAAATGGGTAACGCGATGGGCGTGAATACCTGGGCCGCTTTTATCGGGAGCGATGAAAAGGCGTTGGTTGACGGCGATTTTGCCATGCTCGAATCCGAAGTGCAGCCCGTATTGAAGGCTTTGCGCGGCGCGGGAATCAATATCGTCGCGATTCACAACCATATGACGATGGAAAATCCGAGAATCATTTTTCTGCATTATTGGGGGATTGGCGCAACAGTCGATCTCGCCAAAGCCTTAAAGGCCGCATTGGACTTACAGAAACAATGACCGGGAGGGCCCTTGTTCGGAAAACGCTTAACAGAAAAATTTAAAAAAGAGCTGAGAATTTACCAGCTTATTTTGAAGGATTCCCGGACGCCGGGAATTTCGAAATGGTTCTTAGGAATGGCGGTTGCCTACGCCCTTTCTCCCATCGACCTTATTCCGGACTTTATACCCCTTCTTGGAGTGTTAGACGATCTGATTATTGTTCCCTTGCTCATTTGGCTTGGCATTCGCTCCATTCCCAAAAAGATTTTAGAGGATTGCCGAAACCAAGCAAACAACCAGGAGAATTGACGCATGAGAAAACTGATCGTTCTTTCCTTTATATCGCTTGATGGCGTCATCCAAGCCCCCGGAGGCCCGGAAGAAGATACTTCGGACGGTTTCAAATACGGCGGCTGGACTTTTCCTTATTTCGATGGCGTGTCGGGAGAGATTATGGCTGAACAGATGTCCCGGCCGTTTAACCTGCTTCTCGGCAGAAAAACTTACGATATTTTTGCCGGGTACTGGCCGCATCATGGAGACAAGTGGCCGGGGGTTAACGACGCGCCCAAGTATGTTGCCTCAAGGAACAGCTCGCTCAAACTTGAATGGAAGAATTCGGTCCTCCTGAAAGGCGACATCGCAGAAGAAGTGCAGAAGCTCAGAAAACAAAACGGTCCCGAGCTGCATGTGTACGGCAGCGGCGATTTCATTCAAACTCTTTTGAAACACGATCTCATCGATGAGCTTTGGCTCAAGATCTTTCCCGTCACTTTGGGGAAGGGTAAACGCCTCTTTGCCGAAGGCGCCATCCCCGCAGAGTTTACTTTGACGGACTGCAAAGTTTCTCCGAGCGGCGTGATCTTTGCCAATTACAAACGGGCGGGAGAGGTCAAAACGGGATCGTTCGCGGCCGGCTGAACAGGATTCAGGCGGCGCCGGGCTTAGCGGGAATTATCGGCCTATAATGATCCGCGCGTCGAGAACGGATGCGCCGGCGCCTTCCGTGTGGACCATCAGGGGATTGACGTCGATTTCCTTGATTTGCGGGTGGTCCATGGTGAGCTGGGAAAGGCGTTCGATGCATTCCACCACTTTCGCGATGTCGGATTTTTTTTCGCCGCGCACGCCCTGAAGGATTTTATAACTGCGGATGGATTGCACCATCAGCTCGGCGCTGCGCTTGCGCAGCGGCGCGAGCCGGAAAGTCACATCTTTCAGCACCTCCACATAGATCCCCCCCAGACCGAACATCACCGTGGGACCGAGCGCCGGATCGCGGTTCATGCCGAGGATGACTTCTGTCCCCTTGCCGGACATCCGCTGCACGAAGAAACCCTCCAGGCGCCCTTTGGGAAACACTTTGGCGAATTTCTCTTTTATTTCGCGGCAGGCCGCGAGGACATCCCCTTCATTCCGGAGATCCAGGCGGACCGCGCCGAAATCGAATTTATGCACGATTTGCGGCGAAATCGCCTTGATGACGACGGGGAAACCTATGCCGCGAGCGGTCTTGCCCGCATCTTCTTCCGAAGACGCGAAGCCGAACGGGAGAACCGGGAAGCCGTAGATTTTGAGGATTTCCATGGCCCGGTCGATCGGCACCATCGTCTGGCCGCTTTCGGCGGTTTCGCGAATGATCTTTTGGACGGCGCCTTTGTCCACGTCAAAGGATTTGATCGTGGTCCGCGGGCGCTGGATCCATTGGTGGTACCGGTACATCCGGCCGAGGACTTGCCCGGCATTTTCCGGAAAACGGTAATGGGGAATACCGTTCTCTTCCAGGATTCTTACGCCGGCAGAAACGTCGGCAATGCCCATAAAACACGCGATGATGGGCACCTTGCTCGCGGCGGCGGCCTTTACGATCACGCGCGCGGTTTCCTCGATCGCGGTCATGGCCTGCGGCGTCAGGATGACGAGCAGGCTGTCGACTTCCGTGTCCTGCGCTACGATGCGCAGGGCTTCTTCATAGCGGCCGGCGCGGGCATCCCCGATGACGTCGATCGGGTTGTGGATATTGGCCGTGGGCGGAAGCGCTTTAGCCAGGGCCGCTTTTGTTTCCGGCGAAAAGGAAGAAAGGCTCAGCCCGCCGCGGATGCAGGTGTCGGTGGCAAGGATCCCGGGGCCGCCGGCATTGGTCACGATGGCCACGCGCGGCCCTTTGGGAAAGGGCTGCTTGGAGAAGGCGATGGCAAGATCGAACATCTCCTGGATGCTGTCCATCCGCAGCACCCCGGCCTGCGCGAAAATCGCGTCGTAAACTTCGTCGGCGCCCATCAGCGAGCCGGTATGGGATTGCGCTGCTTTCGCGCCTTGCGCAGTACGTCCCGATTTGATGACGAGGATGGGTTTGGATTTCTCCAGGTCACCCGTAATTTCGCTGCTGGTATCGATGAACCGCCGGGCGTTCACCAGGTCTTCGACGTACATGAGGATCACGTCGGTCCCGGAATCCGTCTTCAGGTAATTCAGCATGTCGATTTCGTTGAGTCCCGACTTGTTTCCCAGGCTGACGAATTTCGAAAAGCCGATGCCGGCGCCTTTGGCGTAGTCGAGGACGGCGGTGCAAAGCGCCCCGCTCTGCGAAACAAAAGCGATGTTTCCGGCGGCGGGCATCGCGCGGGCGAAGCTTGCATTGACGAGAAAGTCAGGGTCCGTATTGATCAGGCCCAGGCAATTCGGGCCCAGCATCGCGATGCCGTAATCCTGGGCCGCGGCCAGCAGTTCCTCTTCACGCCTGCGGCCGTCTTCGCCGATTTCGCGGAAGCCCGCCGTGATCACGATGGCCGCTTTGGCCCCTTTTTCCCCGCAGGCGCGCAGGGTTTCCGCGGCCGCGGCGGGCGGGACGATGATGACCGCGAGATCGAACGGCGAAGGAATGGCTTCAACCGAATGAAAGCAGGGAAGACCGCAAATCTCGTCGGCTTTCGGATTGACGAGATGGAGCTGCCCTTTGAACCCGCCGCGCCGGAGATTGTCCACCATGGCATGGCCCACGGTTTCGGGATTGCGCGACGCTCCGATGACAGCGATGGAATGGGGAGAAAAGAGGGACGCTATCTTGGAGAGGTCGGTCTTTTTCTCAGTAAGGGTGCTCATAAACTCTCCGGTCTTCAGTCAGGTCTATTCGTATAAATAAAGCAAAAAGGCCACGTTCTCTTCGGCCGTCAGCGCATGAGGGGCGGACGCTTTCATGCAGATAATCGTGCCGGGCTCCATGCGCAGGGCAGTGCCTTCGAGGGCAAAAGATCCACGGCCCTGGATAACGTGCAGCACTCCCGCCCGCGGCGTGGAATGCTCGTCCATCCCTGTTCCTTTCGCAAGGCACATCAGCGTACAGCTGAAATGTTTGCCGTGTGCAAGGACTTTGCTGTAGATCCCGCCTTCTCTGAACTGGATTTCGCTGGCAAGCTGCATGGCTTTCGTCCTTAGGTTTTGAATGAGGTGCGGCCGCGCTCTTAAGGGTAGGCCGGAAGATCATTCTACCTAAACGGGCCTAAAATCAAAAGGCCTGTCTCACGGCAAAAATCTCTGACGGGCGGCCGTATTCCGGCAGCGAGGCCCCGCGGTTTTATCAGCCCTGGATGGAGAGGGCCGCTTTTAGCCGCCGAAAATAGATTGGTTTTTGGAGTTATTCCGGGAGGAGTTCGAGGGGGTGTGAAGCCTGAATGTCTTGCTCCAGCACGGTCCCGGATTCCATTTTTTCGCTGTTCTTGTAACCCGATAAAAGTTCAAAAACGGAAATAATGGGGACCGATGCATCGAGATGCCGCACTTTATGAAGGAAATAATAGGGCAGGTGCGGCCATTTATGATGTTCGTAATGGACCCAGATATTATGGGGCGCGAAGAGTTCGCGGTACCATAAAGGCAAATGAACGCGGTGCGTTTTTGAGGTTCCGTGATGCTCATGATACACGCGCACTCGGAACATCGCCCAGAAGGTCGTGGGCATGGCCGCAAACCAGAAAAGCAGCACGCGCAGATGATGCACGTGATAAAGCGCCCCGGCAAATATGGCCCACACGACAATCGGCCCCAGCCAGTCGCTTTTTTTGATCGGTTTCGTCGCTTCGAAAAGATGCACCACGTTCGGCGCGCTTAGTCCCAGCAAATCTTTTAAAAAATAAAGTCCCATCGTCCTTTTCTTTAAAGGAAGGTCCCACTCCGGTTTTTCTTTCCGTTTGATGTCCAGTTCCGGATCGAGGACCGTGCCGGAATAGCGGTGATGCTGGAAATGGAATTTTCGATACCCATGAAGGCCTACTCCTAAAGGCCACCAGGAAAAAAGGCAGGCGAGCCAATCATTTAAAGCGCGGTTTTTGCAGATTAAAAAATGGGCGCCGTCATGACCCAGCACGCTCAAGGCATGCTGCCGGTTTCCGACGACAAGCAGCACGAGAAGCCAGATCCCGGCATTGCGCGTATGAATTCCGAGGGCGAGGGCCGCGGCAATAAGGGACCAATCGATTAAAACGGCCAGCATCCATCGCGGCACGTTCTTGCTTCGGGAGAGAGCCGAAAGGTGAGTGTCTGCGTCTTTTTGAAGAATGCCGGGCATTAACTCGAAATCCTTTAGTCCTATAACCCATTGCTCTTAAGACAATGACTTAAGGAAAAGCTACCTGATGATTGGGGAAAAGAAAAGGCCATCGGCGGGAAAATCAGCCTTAAAAACAGGAGAGAAAATGGAGCAAAAGCGGCGGGATGAGATCGGCCATCAGCCCGCGTCGCTGAGAAGGCGCGCGGCGACGCCCACTGCCGAAATGACGACAAGCGTACTCACCAAAAAAACGGCTTTCAGGCTGAATCCGTGCGCGATGAGCCCAAGTGCGGGATTGGCAAAGCCGAGCGCCACGTCGAGAAACGCGCTGTAAGCGCCCATGGCAAGGCCGCGGTTTTCCGCGGGCACGCGTTTCACGGCTTCGACGCCGAATCCGGGATAAACGAGGGAGTAACCGAAGCCGGTGATCGCCGCGCCGGCGAACGCCGCCGCCGGCCAGGGCGAAAGCCAGATCACGGCCTGCCCCACGGCTTCGATCAACACGCAGACGAGCGCGACTTTCGCGCCGCCGATGTGATCCGCCAGATGTCCGAAAAAAATTCTCGCCAGAATGAAAGCCCCGGCAAAAATGGTCAGGGCCAGCCATCCCAGGCCCCATCCCCGCTCCGCAAAAAGAAGGACCAGGAAGGTCGTGATGGTGCAGAAACCAATGCTGCTGAGAGCCATGCCGAAACCCGGCATCCAGACCGCGCGGACCACGCTTGCAAACCCGGGATGTTCGCGGGCCGACGGAGGGACCGCGGGCTGCCAGGCCACGAGCGCGAGCGTGAGGAGCGGCAGCAGGATGGTCGCCAGCGCGATGGCCGTGAAATCATAAAGCCCGTACAAGGCCGAGCCTACCGGCGCGCCCAGAGCAAAGGCTACGTACATGGCCGTCCCGATCCAGGCAATCACTTTGCCGGTGTTTTGGTGGCCCGCCAGCACCAGGCCCCAGCTTAAGGCTCCTGTCACGATGCAGCTTTCCGCCGCGCCCAGGACGCCGCGTCCCGCGATGAGAATAGTCACCGCCGCGGCCGGGGAACTGTGAAAAGCCATCGAGAGAAGATAAAGAAATCCGGCGGCCACGGCGATCCACAGGCCCGCGACCACTGCTTTTTTACTGCCCTGGCTGTCCGCGTAATGGCCGGACCAGAATCGCGAGAGCAGCGACGCGGTGAATTGCGCGCCGGAGACAAGCCCCACGACAAAGGCGCCGAAGCCCAGGCCTTGATT from Verrucomicrobiia bacterium carries:
- a CDS encoding DUF1259 domain-containing protein, encoding MNKTNSFLCSFFACFLLIHTGSFAADIPQASQQETFKRIEELTGAKGAYDEKEQVFKVSFPRKDLEVNAAGAKITPPMGLTAWAAFKLMGDHTMMMGDMVMTEDQVNPVMSVALENGLEVTALHNHFFWDSPKIMFMHIGGMRDTEALAQAVGKVFEKIRETSGGKGEKPYLEIDPSKTSLDPKNIEEIMGKTGKMNDGVYKITIGRTTQMGGHEMGNAMGVNTWAAFIGSDEKALVDGDFAMLESEVQPVLKALRGAGINIVAIHNHMTMENPRIIFLHYWGIGATVDLAKALKAALDLQKQ
- a CDS encoding DUF1232 domain-containing protein — translated: MFGKRLTEKFKKELRIYQLILKDSRTPGISKWFLGMAVAYALSPIDLIPDFIPLLGVLDDLIIVPLLIWLGIRSIPKKILEDCRNQANNQEN
- a CDS encoding fatty acid desaturase, which encodes MLAVLIDWSLIAAALALGIHTRNAGIWLLVLLVVGNRQHALSVLGHDGAHFLICKNRALNDWLACLFSWWPLGVGLHGYRKFHFQHHRYSGTVLDPELDIKRKEKPEWDLPLKKRTMGLYFLKDLLGLSAPNVVHLFEATKPIKKSDWLGPIVVWAIFAGALYHVHHLRVLLFWFAAMPTTFWAMFRVRVYHEHHGTSKTHRVHLPLWYRELFAPHNIWVHYEHHKWPHLPYYFLHKVRHLDASVPIISVFELLSGYKNSEKMESGTVLEQDIQASHPLELLPE
- a CDS encoding arabinose transporter, which encodes MASENKRDADRQTPSGSVVGVLIPIMGAVFTAFLVTGLALPVLPLHVNQGLGFGAFVVGLVSGAQFTASLLSRFWSGHYADSQGSKKAVVAGLWIAVAAGFLYLLSMAFHSSPAAAVTILIAGRGVLGAAESCIVTGALSWGLVLAGHQNTGKVIAWIGTAMYVAFALGAPVGSALYGLYDFTAIALATILLPLLTLALVAWQPAVPPSAREHPGFASVVRAVWMPGFGMALSSIGFCTITTFLVLLFAERGWGLGWLALTIFAGAFILARIFFGHLADHIGGAKVALVCVLIEAVGQAVIWLSPWPAAAFAGAAITGFGYSLVYPGFGVEAVKRVPAENRGLAMGAYSAFLDVALGFANPALGLIAHGFSLKAVFLVSTLVVISAVGVAARLLSDAG
- a CDS encoding cupin domain-containing protein, giving the protein MQLASEIQFREGGIYSKVLAHGKHFSCTLMCLAKGTGMDEHSTPRAGVLHVIQGRGSFALEGTALRMEPGTIICMKASAPHALTAEENVAFLLYLYE
- a CDS encoding dihydrofolate reductase family protein, with the translated sequence MRKLIVLSFISLDGVIQAPGGPEEDTSDGFKYGGWTFPYFDGVSGEIMAEQMSRPFNLLLGRKTYDIFAGYWPHHGDKWPGVNDAPKYVASRNSSLKLEWKNSVLLKGDIAEEVQKLRKQNGPELHVYGSGDFIQTLLKHDLIDELWLKIFPVTLGKGKRLFAEGAIPAEFTLTDCKVSPSGVIFANYKRAGEVKTGSFAAG
- a CDS encoding acetate--CoA ligase family protein yields the protein MSTLTEKKTDLSKIASLFSPHSIAVIGASRNPETVGHAMVDNLRRGGFKGQLHLVNPKADEICGLPCFHSVEAIPSPFDLAVIIVPPAAAAETLRACGEKGAKAAIVITAGFREIGEDGRRREEELLAAAQDYGIAMLGPNCLGLINTDPDFLVNASFARAMPAAGNIAFVSQSGALCTAVLDYAKGAGIGFSKFVSLGNKSGLNEIDMLNYLKTDSGTDVILMYVEDLVNARRFIDTSSEITGDLEKSKPILVIKSGRTAQGAKAAQSHTGSLMGADEVYDAIFAQAGVLRMDSIQEMFDLAIAFSKQPFPKGPRVAIVTNAGGPGILATDTCIRGGLSLSSFSPETKAALAKALPPTANIHNPIDVIGDARAGRYEEALRIVAQDTEVDSLLVILTPQAMTAIEETARVIVKAAAASKVPIIACFMGIADVSAGVRILEENGIPHYRFPENAGQVLGRMYRYHQWIQRPRTTIKSFDVDKGAVQKIIRETAESGQTMVPIDRAMEILKIYGFPVLPFGFASSEEDAGKTARGIGFPVVIKAISPQIVHKFDFGAVRLDLRNEGDVLAACREIKEKFAKVFPKGRLEGFFVQRMSGKGTEVILGMNRDPALGPTVMFGLGGIYVEVLKDVTFRLAPLRKRSAELMVQSIRSYKILQGVRGEKKSDIAKVVECIERLSQLTMDHPQIKEIDVNPLMVHTEGAGASVLDARIIIGR